TGATAAGCAGAAGGTGAATAGCGCAGTCGAGGAAAGCAAGCACATGCCATTGTTACCTTTTCCTCGAAAGATGAAGTGGGAGAAATTAGACAAATGCTTTGGGAAATTCTTAGAGTGCTGAAACAGTTGTATGTGAACATCCTGTTCACGGAGGTGCTCACACAGATGCCAGCCTATGCAAAATTCCTAAAGGAAATCCTCTCAAGCAAAAGGAAGCTCGAGGAAACAAAAGTGGTAAAACTCAATGCTCACTGTAGTGCCATTCTACAGAACAAAATTCCTAAGAAGTGTAGGGATCATGGCAGTTTCACTATACCCTGCTCGTTGGGTAGCGAAAATTTTGACAAAGCCTTATGCGATTCAGGTGCATCCATTAACTTGATGCCATTATCGGTGTTCAAGAAATTGGAAGGAGAGCTAGGAGTGATCAAATCTGTGCCAGTATCCTTGCAACTGGCTGATCAGACCACGATCATACCAGAGGGCATAATTGAGGACATTCTATAAGGGTAGAAAAATTTATTTTCCCAGTAGACTTCATCGTGGTAGATATGGAAGTGAATAAGGAGGTACCTATAATCCTAGGGAGACCATTCCTTTACACTGGCCAGGCTATTCTTGATATATATGAGGGGCGACTCATGCTACGAGTGGGAAATGAAAAAGTGATGTTTCAAATTAAGAGAATGATGAAATACCCATGTGATAAGGCATCTGCCTATGCTTGTCTTAAACTAGATGTGATGGGAGAGTTAGCTGAACAACACAAACTAGATAAGCTGGTAGGTGACTCACTAGAGAGATGTATTAGTCAATCAAGTACAACGGAGGACGAAGATCCTGAGATCAAGAAGGAAGTTGATGCGCTGGAAGATGAGAACCAAGTGGTAGATAAAGAAGAATTCATGAAATAAAAGAGCAAGCCGAAGCTGGAATTGAAAGTACTCTCGACACATTTGAAATATGCTTTTTTAGATACTAACAATTTTCCCGTGATTGTTGTTGCTAATTTGACAAGTGAACAGGAACACATGCTTGTGGAGTTACTACAGAAGCATAAAAAGGCAATCGGTTGGAGTATAGCCGATATTCAGGGGATCAGCCGTGCAATCTGTATGCACAAGATCCTGTTAGAAGAAGGGAGTAAACCAGTGGTGCAGACCCAACTCAAATTGAACAAAAATCTTAAGGAGGTGGTTCAAAAATAGTTACTCAAATTGCTGGATGTAGGCATAATATTTTCTATCTCTGTCAGTCAATGGATTAGCCACGTACAGGTTGTGATGAAAAAAGAGGGCATGACGGTGGTAAAAAATGAGGACAACGAGCTAATTCCTACCAGAACAGTTACTGGATAGAGGATGTGCATAGACTACCGGAGATTAAATGATgcaacaaggaaggatcacttcccTCTTCCTTTCATTGATAAGATATTGGAGAAGGTGGCAAGGCGTGGATGTTACTGCTTCTTAGATGGATATTCAGGGTACGATCAAATAGCCATTACTCCCAAGGATGTTGAGAAAACCACCTTTACATGCCCGTCCGGAATATTTGCATACCGTAGATTGCCATTCGGACTATGCAATGCACCAGCTACTTTCCAGAGATGCATGATGTCAATATTTTCAGATTTTAATGGGAAGTGTCtggaggtgttcatggatgattttactCTATTTGGAGATGAATTTGAAGATTGCTCGAAGAACCTCGAAGTTGTTCTGAAACGATGTGAGGACACTCATCTAGTACTCAACTGGGAAAAGTGTCACTTCATGGTTAAGGAGGGGATAGTCCTGGGCCATAAAGTCACAGCTGAAGATATTAAAGTCGACAGAGCTAAAGTAGATGTGATAGCCAAGCTTACACCACCGACCTCAGTGAAGAGCATCAGAAGTTTATTGGGGCATGCCGGTTTCTATAGAAGGTTCATTAAGAATTTTTCCAGCATTACAAGCCCTTAACTACATTACTTGCCAAGGATGTGGAATTTGTATTTGCTGTGAAGTGTCTCAGAGAATTCGAACTGATCAAAGAAAAGCTAATGAGTGCCCACATAATGGTGACTCCTAACCGGAGTGAACCTTTCGAGATAATGTGCGATGCCAGTGATGAGGTAGTAGGAACAGTGCTGGGGTAGAGGAGAGATAAACTGTTCCGACCTATTTACTATGCAAGTCGGACCTTGAATGATGCTCAGGTGAACTATGCTACCACGGAGAAGGAGTTCTTTGCAATAGTCTTTGcttttgacaagttcagatcatATTTGGTGGGAAGCAAGGTAATAATGCATACTGATCACTCAGCACTGAAATATTTGCTGAGTAAGAGAGAGTCCAAACCGCGTCTGATGCAGTGGGTATTGTTGCTGCAAGAATTTGATCTAGAAATCTAGGATAGGAAGGGCACggaaaatcaagtggctgaccACCTGTCGCGATTGGAGAAACTACCTGTTGAAGCGGTCAACATTCGGGAAGAGTTCCTACAAGAGCATATTTTTTCCATTGCAGCAGTCTCCAATAGACCACCATGGTTCACCGACATAGCCAAATTCTTGGCTAGTGGGTGGCTACCACACGACTTGACCTCCGATCAGAAAAAGaagttgcaaagtgaggtaaaaTGTTATTTTTGGAATGACCCTTTCTTGTTTAAGCTGTGTGTAGATGGTGTGATTTGAAGATGTGTGCCTGATGGAGAGATGGCAAGCATTCTGTTCTCACTGCCATGATGGAGCAGTTGGAGGACACAATGGTGGAAATCGCACTGCAGCAAATGTCATGGAAgctggtttctattggcctacgtTGTACAAAGACGCACAAACGTATGTAGGTgcatgtgacaaatgtcaaagggcAGGTAATATTAGCAAGAGGGACGAAATGCCTCTCAACTCCATTCTGATATGTgaaatttttgatgtttggggcattgactttaTGGCTCCGTTCCCATCATCACATTCTTATGAGTATGTCCTAGTAGTCATTGACTATGTCTCTAAGTGGGTCGAAGCAAATCCCTACTAGAACCAATGATGATCGGGAAGTGTGTGAGTTATTACGGAAGAACATATTTAACCGCTTTGGGACACCTAGAGTGATTATCAGCGACAATGGGTCACATTTTGTGAACAAGCAGTTTGCTGCGCTGCTATCCAAGTATGGGGTCACACACAAAACAGGAACCCCGTACCATGTCCAATCTAGTAGGCAAGTTGAAGTGGCTAACCTTGAACTTAAACGAATTCTTGAAAAGACGGTTAGTGCTTCTCGTAAGGATTGGTCTGTAAAGTTAGAAGAAGCTCTATGGGTGTACATAACTGCATTCAAAACAACCATAGGGACTTCACCGTTCACACTAGTGTATGGAAAATCGTGTCACCTACCTGTTGAGatagaacataaagcttattgggcaaTTAAGATACTTAATCTTGATCTAAGTCTCGTAGGTGAACACAAGTTGGCTCAGATGAATTCATTTGAGGAGTTTAGACTAGACGCGTATGAAATTGAGcaaattttcaaagaaaagaaTAAAAGGTGGCATGATCGTCTGATTAAGCCTAAGGAGTTTCATGAAAGGGACAAAGTCTTACTGTACAATAGTAGACTCAGATTGTTCCCCGAAAAATTTAAGTCTAGATGGACGGGACCGTATGTGGTGAAACATGTATCACCATATGGGGCAATTAAGATCCAGAACCAGGACGGAACGGAGAGTTTCAATGTGAATGGACACAGGATAAAACCGTATCTTGCTGGAGAATTTGCTCAGCAATCCTCGAGCATCAAAATCAGTTGAGGATGCCCGGTTGAGTCAAGCTGACGACTATAACTCAGAACTACCTCTAACTCTTCTACTAGTTAGATTTTTTTCACTTTTGTTTATAGCGTAGAATAGATAGAAATTAGTGTATATTATGATGTGGTAGGTGCAGGAAGGTACATGTCGCGGAAGGTAGGAACTGAGGTGTCTAAAAGGCCCCTTTTGAATGTATATGTGTGCGACCGCACACCTTGTGGGGCACCTCGTGCATATGGTAGCGCAAAAGGCAACGTCAGCTGAGGCGGAACGTGCGTGGCCGCGCACCTGAAGGGTCGACCGCGCACATGGCCGTGCATATTCAGCTGTACACTACCAAACATGCGCGTCCACGCACGGTATGACCCAACCGCGCACCGACCGCGCATCAGGTAAGTGTatccttttttcttttaatttggaCTCCCCCCAACCCCCAATTCTAATTTTTCCCTTTTCCTTCCCTCTACACTAACGAACCCTAAATTGCCCTATCCTTCTCTCATATCCTCTCTGTAAGAAAATAATAACACCACACCACCACCCTACTCCTCTCCCTTCACCTATCCTCATGAGATTTCTTTCCCAGAGTCCCCTCAGGTAAGTGAGATGATTTCTCTCTCTTTTAtgaattttgttttattttgctTGTGAGTGGCAATTTGTTTttatttctctcttttttttgttctttttctcgTGTGGGTGGAGGTTGAGTTTCACCATGGAGGCTGACCATATAGTTGCTAGGAGTAAAAGTGGTGTATTCTTAGTCAAGCTAGGGCTAAAGTTGCTTTGTGGGGGTTAGTACCAGTGATGCATGTTAAATGTTTGTATAAATGCCACAATGagattgaaaatataattttgTGACCAAGTATGAGGGTGAAGTCTGTGTAGCCTCTCTTGGTTCACCATGTGATTCATTAGCTAATAGTGGTAGTTTGTTACAGGTACTATGGCGCCATCCAAGAAACGAAAAACCATAGGTGCCTCCACAAGTGGTCAAGCAGGCACATCCCAGTCACGAGCTTCGGCATCTGCTCGCCCGTATGATCAGAACAAGTTCATTTCCTGGGAAGCCCGGGAACGATTCCAAAATAAGGAAAGCAAGAAGCCCATACCAGAGAGGGGAATTGATATTGGGTCTCTCCAGACTACACCAGAGTGTATAATGAATTGGTCAGGCGACGCTTGGGGGTATTATTTGAAGAACCCGATGAAGCAAATCTAATGGTTGTTCGGGAGTTTTATGCAAACTGCCCATAACATGAAGACCATGTCTGCACAGTCAGGAAAAAGAGAGTGGATGTCTCCAGAGATGCCATCCGAAGGGCCTATCATTTGTCAGAATATGTGGAAGACCCTGATACAGGTGACTATTATGCCACGCATAGCAAAGAACCATACATGTGGCGCTTGTTCTTTGCAACCATTTATGTACCTGGCAAGGAGGTAGTGTGGAAAAAGGAGGGGCAAAAATTTCACTCGGCTTCGCTTACCTTTGAAGGGAAGTTCTAGCTCTACATCATCAATAACCGCATGCTGCCTTCAGGAAACACCACTGAGGTGAATGGTCCCCGGGCGGCTCTGATTTGGTGCTTTGCCAATGGCTATGATTTTGATGTGGCTCAGATCCTTTAGGACGAGATGTTAATTCGCTATCATGTACAGAGGTATGGGTTGTTTTTCCCATCATTGGTCACTCGATTATGCCGTGAGGCACAAGTACCAAAAAATAGGGCCACAGATGTAAAAGTTAAGTGCGAACAGAAATTTCGGGCTGATAAAGTTGTAATTGGGAAGGAACCTGATGGGCCTATTAAGGCGGATAGTGATGAATCTGATGCACCCGAAGAGGGCATTGAGGTTCAAGGTGAGGATATTTCTACTTCTCCACCACATGAGCAGGGTGTTGGGGAAACTTCAGGTGGCAGATATGTAACAAGAATGAGCACTTTAGACCATGAGATGGCGGGTATGCGTACCTCAGTCACTGGTTTGGGAGCTTGAATCGACGCCCATTTTTACACAAAATGCTAAATATAAGAAGAAGATCATGGAATGGCTGCGTGCACTTGGTCGGGCTTGTCATCTGGACCCCGAAACCGTCTCCGACACGGACTGACTTGATCAGgggagttttcttcacctttgcatttttctttgTGTGTCACGGGGACATGCCaccatttaaagtgtggggtgggggatatgtgtgtattgtatgtatatgtatatgagTTTTCCTTTTGGTAGTTGTAGTTTGTTTTTGTAGTTGCAGTAATTAGAAAAAGAAAtacataaatattttaaaattttcgatttttcctgacgatggatatcattcgacatgtttcttgagggattaaagtcgaaagaaaaagacaaaaagattttctcttgtttggtagtgtattaattcccccttggttttttttgtgccgcgattcttttccaagggttttgattgaaccgggtgtagttagttttcatttttgttaggagtaggaacTTTGAGCTATGATTTGAATGGAAGGCAATGTCTCTTGACTCTATTATGCCTTGataatagtgagtgctttagttgtgacgcttaggctcagtttttgactctcctagaagtaccttaaattgtatgatgttaactttgcttaactactttgatgagagtgtcttgatgagtccgatcctgagaGAGTATGTTCCATGTGTgggtgaggttttgtgttattctgtgcattgcatttgatgtctagaacttgtactgtgtgtttgcaaagcgaaatagtagttgtatttagtcttggaagtgatataggcatttctttgttgagcaagTTATATGCCTtatccacctaattgttatgtatctttgttagcccctttgagcctgtaatcttatttctttggcaaccacattacaagccttacccatttgtttgaattgaccctctatttgaaccttgtacctctcgtgatcacttgaatttgttatgaactttgtaaaatttaaagtgtggggtgattggattggcttttgagtggaaccaataaaataaggagaaaggtgtaatgttttaaaaaacaaattgagagccacttgaattgaagaaatttgttttttagttgtattgttgtgcaaaatgTTCTTTGATAGTGGTGCCTGTTGATATAATGGTGCTTAAAGAAGTGGGGAGTTAATGCATATTGAATTGAAGGTGGATTTATGGTTTgaaataagtgtggggttttgaatgttaaattgtatgtatcaaagtgcttagggaggtgtagtcactctaatctctaaatgtatcctacccgtcccgcaacctacattacaaccacaAAAGTCCTACATGACCCTTAActaaatgagctcaattagtagagtactacactacgggaaagcctatggttcatcttttgtggcatatgaatgttgtttctatcttgagttcctaattattttTAATGTCTATTATGTGTGGAATTACTCTCTATGTTTGTTTGAGGGCACTGGATTCACAAAGGAAATGTAATGCTTAACCTATGTGTTAGAGTAGGTGAGTTggttataaataatgtgtggtgcttttgagtcaaatcctTAGGTTAAGATGTTACAatattgtacttaatctgttttaaagagtcttggtgtgatgagtcaTGATAATTGTTGAAAACAGGTCGTGTTTCAAGTGatgtgtagtttgattgctcgaggacgagcaatggtttaagtgtggggtgttgatggtaggctataattgcataTTTTGGGCATTAATTGCACTCTAATTTGCTGCACTTCACTAGTATTTGAGATTTAAATGGTATTATTTTGCACTGAGTGTGTGTTTAATGCTTTGTAGGAGAGATTCTGAGTTACGATGaggttgtggagctaattcgagctattctggagctttgaagtctgagtaaaagcccatggattaagttgggatcgtgttcggagaTCAACGGACAATACTGCACGTAACGAAAAAAAT
This sequence is a window from Nicotiana tomentosiformis chromosome 5, ASM39032v3, whole genome shotgun sequence. Protein-coding genes within it:
- the LOC104085187 gene encoding uncharacterized protein, with the translated sequence MGQLATLLSERAPGTLPEDTAKNPKETIKDVSLRSGKTLAEPKAKPRDEKEINSTTIAKEQKNCRGKQAHAIVTFSSKDEVGEIRQMLWEILRVLKQLYVNILFTEVLTQMPAYAKFLKEILSSKRKLEETKVVKLNAHCSAILQNKIPKKCRDHGSFTIPCSLGSENFDKALCDSGASINLMPLSVFKKLEGELGVIKSVPVSLQLADQTTIIPEGIIEDIL